Genomic window (Prosthecobacter fusiformis):
TTGGGGCGTCCCGCCCCGACTGGGGACGCACCTTGCTTCAGCGTCGCCCCCTCCCCTCACTTCAGGGCTGGGAAAAAACGCGTGTCTTTTCCTCCCCACGGCGGCGGTTTGTGCGATGGTGCGGGCCGTGATTCAGCATCTTTACGTTCACATCCCTTTTTGCCACCGCATCTGCCCTTACTGCTCGTTTTATAAACATCAGCACGGCAGCACGGATATGGCGGGCTTTGTGGAGGCGGTGCTGACAGAGGCGCGGCGGGAGCAGGCGGCACGGGCGCATGAGCTGGACCTGCACACGGTTTACCTGGGCGGAGGCACGCCGACGGCGCTCAGTGAAACCCACCTGGAGCGCCTGCTGACTGGCCTGGGGGAGATCCACGACCTGTCCCGCGTGGCCGAATACACCAGCGAGGTGAACCCGCGCACGATCACGGCGGCCAAGGCGGCGATGATGCGCCGCTGCGGGGTCACACGCATCAGCCTGGGCATCCAGGCCTGGGATGAGCCGACGCTGAAGACCCTGGGTCGTGACCACGCCCCGGCGGATGCGGAGGAGACGTATCAACTGCTGCGCGGGGCGGGATTCGACAGCGTGAGCCTGGACCTGATGTTTTCCATCCCCGGCCAGAGCCTGGAGGCCTGGCGTGGGACGCTGGAGCGGACGGTGGCCCTGGAGCCGAACCACATCTCTGCCTACAATCTGAATTATGAGGAGGACACGGAGTTCTTCCAACGGCTGCGCAAGGGCCAGTACCGGGAGGATGAGGGGCGAGATGCGGAGTTTTTTTACCTGGCGCTGGATGTGCTGGAGGCGGGGGGGTATCAGCATTACGAGATCAGCAACTATGCGCGCCCCGGCTACCGGTCCGCTCACAATGAAAGCTACTGGATGGGGGAGGAATACCTGGGCCTGGGGCCGAGCGCCTACTCCACCGCAGGCGGGCAGCGCTGGCAAAACATCCCGGATACGGCGCGCTACATGGAGCTATCCCTGGCCG
Coding sequences:
- the hemW gene encoding radical SAM family heme chaperone HemW; its protein translation is MIQHLYVHIPFCHRICPYCSFYKHQHGSTDMAGFVEAVLTEARREQAARAHELDLHTVYLGGGTPTALSETHLERLLTGLGEIHDLSRVAEYTSEVNPRTITAAKAAMMRRCGVTRISLGIQAWDEPTLKTLGRDHAPADAEETYQLLRGAGFDSVSLDLMFSIPGQSLEAWRGTLERTVALEPNHISAYNLNYEEDTEFFQRLRKGQYREDEGRDAEFFYLALDVLEAGGYQHYEISNYARPGYRSAHNESYWMGEEYLGLGPSAYSTAGGQRWQNIPDTARYMELSLAGLPTAQPGEELTEDRRRTERFGLELRTLRGLPQDLVLPDQRRMLQTLAEEGLLNVEKGHIILTRQGKPLVDSIAVALMG